The bacterium nucleotide sequence ATCTTTTTGGGGTCGGAGTCGAACACCGCCGCGATCTTAAAACCCTGGCTGCGCAGCTCCTGGTAGCGGAAGACCGCCATTCCGATGTTGCCGGCCCCCACCAGGGCCATCGTCCAGGCCCGGTCCAGCCCCAGGATCTTCCCGATCTTCTCCCTGAGCTTGATGATGGAATATCCCCGCCCCCGGTGGCCGAAGGTGCCGAAATAGGAGAGGTCCTTGCGCACCTGGAACGGGGCCAGGCCGTAGACCGTGGCGATCTCGCGCGAGGAGATGGTCTCCACGCCCAAAGACTGCAGGCTGGCCAGATGCCGGTGGTACAGGGACAGCCGCCGGATGGCCGATTCGGGTATTTTTATCTTGTCTTTCATGTTTCCTTTTTACTTGTAGGGACACGGCATGCCGTGTCCCTACATTGATTGAATGACCTCACAGAAATATCTTCTCCGGATTCAATATCCCCTCCGGGTCCCAGGCCTTCTTCACCGCTTTCATCATCTCCAGGGCCGCGCCGTTGACCGCCAGCGGCAGATACTTCTTCTTGACGAATCCGATGCCGTGCTCGCCGGAGATGGTCCCGCCCAGCGCCATCACCTCGCGGAACAGCCCGTCCAGCAGGACGGGCAGCATCAGCTCCCAGGCCTCCGGCGCCATCCCCTGCTTCATGATGTTGACATGGACATTGCCGTCACCGATGTGCCCGTAGGAGATGATCTCCGCCCCGTGCTTTTCCGACAGGCCCTTCAGCTTCCGGAACAACGCCGGGATGGCGGCCCGCGGCACCACCACGTCCTCGCGCTCGCGCACCGGGCTCATCTGGGTCAGGGCATCGGCCATGCAGCGCCGCATCTCCCATATCCGGTCGCGCGACGGCCGGTCCTCGGCCACCAGCACATCCAGCGCCCCGAAGTCCGAGACTATTTTGCCTATCTTTTCGTAATCGGCGGTCAGCGCTTTCCGGTCGTCGCCGTCCAACTGGACCAACAAGTGGGCCTCGGCCTCGCGGAACGGCGCCCGTTTTTCCAGGAATTTTTCCGCCGCCAGCACCGCCTTCTGCTCCATGAATTCCATGGTGGCCGGGATGATCCGGCCCTTGATCACCGCGGTGCAGGCCCGCACGGCGTCTTCGATGGAGGAGAAGGGGATCATCAGGTCAACCGCCAGCGGCGGCTTGGGCACCAGGCGCAGGGTGATCTCGGTGACCACCGCCAGCGTCCCCTCCGACCCGCAGATCAGGTGCATCAGGTCGTAGCCCGAAACGTTCTTGATGGTCTTGCCCCCCAGCCGGGAGACCTCCCCGTTGGGCCAGACCACCTCCAGCCCGCACAGGTAGTGCCGGGTGACCCCGTACTTGAAGGCTCTTGGGCCGCCTGCATTCTCGGCGATGTTGCCCCCGATGGAGCAGGACTCCAGGCTGGCCGGGTCCGGGGGGTAGAACAGCCCCTTCTCCTCCGCCGCCAGTTGCAGGGTTTGGGTGATCACCGCCGGCTGGGTGACCGCCATCAGGTTCTCTTCGTCTATCTCCAGTATCTGGTTCAGCCGCTCCAGCGAAAGCACAATGCCGCCGCAGACCGGCAGGGCTCCGCCGGAAAGTCCGGTGCCGGCCCCCCGGGGAGTGACCGGGATCTTTTCGGAACTGGCCAGTTTCATTATGGCCGAGACCTCCGCCGTGCCGGCCGGCTTGACCACCGCCGCCGGCATGAACTTGTGGTTCAGGGTCTCGTCGTGGGAATAGGGCTCCTTGTCGTCGTCCAGGGTTATCAGGTATTTCTCCCCGACGATGGCCTTCAACTTTCCTATGATCTCAGGATTCAGGGTAAGATGATTTTTCATTTAAATCCGGGATAAAGTTGTTTTACGCTGGTTATTTACTGCACCCATATTCCAAGCACTCGAAAGCTTGTTTTATTTGTTCGATGGACAACCCCTGCCCCAGCAGGATCATCAGCTTGATCCGGGCCTTCTGTCCCGGAAGGTGCCCGCCCAGGATCACGCCCAGTTTTCTCAGCTGGGCCCCCCCGCCCTGGTAGGCGTAGGTGTCCAGCACCCGGCCGCCGATGCATCGTGTGCAAAGCACCACCGGCAGGCCTTTTTTTATGGCGTATTCTATCCCCGGCACCACCGAAGGCGGCACGTTGCCCCGGCCCATGCCCTCTATCACCAGGCCGCGGGCGCCGGAGTCAACAGAATACCTGATCAGCTTGTCATCCATGCCCACCGCCATCTTGAACAGGTCCACCCGGGGCTCGATCTTCTTGACCGGATGATATTCCCGGTACAGCGGCTGGCGGTAGAACAGCACCCGGTCCTGGTCCACCCAGCCCAGGGGGCCGAGGTCGGGACTGCGGAAGGTCTCAAAGGAATCGGTGCTGGTCTTGGTGACCTCCCCGGCCGAGTTGATGGTGTTGTTAAGAAAGACCAGAACGCCCTTGCCCTTTGACTGCGGGGACAGGGCGGTGCGCACCGCGCCCATCAGGTTGGAGGGCCCGTCCCAGCCCAGCTCGGTGCAGTCCTTCATGGCGCCAACCACCACCACCGGCTTTTGGGAATTGAGGCACAGGTCCAGAAAGAAGGCCGTTTCCTCCAGGGTGTCGGTGCCGTGGGTGACGATAACGCCTGTCATGTCCTTCTGTAAAAGATATTTTTTGACAACGCCCGACAACTTGAGCATCAGCTCCGGGGTCATGTGAGGCCCGGGATACTGCCCGAAGTCGTGGACCGTGACCGCGGCGATCCCGGCTATCTCCGGCACCTGGCGCAACAGGTCTTTTCCCTTTAGGGCCGGCACCGCCCCGCCCTTCTGCTTGCTGGCTTTCATGGCGATGGTCCCGCCGGTGAAGATGATGGTTATTTTAGGTTTTATCATTTCTCAATATTTTATCTTGCTGTTCCTTCACCGACTTAAGAAAAACAGAATCTTTTATACAACTGTTTGTTGCTTCTTTACGCAACTTATCAAAGTATTGATATAGGTTATCTGCAAAAATAAGTATATTATTTTCTTGGTCCTGCCCTAAACTTTTATTCATAACTTTATCCTGCATTAAAAAATATAGATCAAACATTTTATTGATTTTATCTTCGTCAATACTATAATTATATTTATTAAAAAGTAATTTTCTTACTTCTTCTATATATTGATCTGTATAACGATAATCCTTGTCCTGCATAATATTTGCCATAGTTAAAATTCCTTTATTAGCAACTTCGTCAATTATCGACATTGCTTCATCACGTTTGTTCTCTTTTCTTTTTTCATCTATCTGGTTTTTCATTAATCTAACGGTTATAAAAGTTGCAACGGCAAGTGCTATTGTGGCCCCGGCCGCTATAATTGCAGACCAATCCGTATTGCCAGTAATATATTCAATGATTAACATACTCTTTGCGTCCTTCGCGTCTTAGCGGTTAAATGATTTGTATTTTTCGTGTATTTCGTGGGCAAAGTTCATTCCTTGCCGGGCTTGTCCCCGCCGACCTCCATTTCCTTGGGCCAAAGTTCCTGGGGCAGGCCCAGCCGCTTGACGTACCCCACCAGCTTCACCACCCGGTCGTAGCTGTTGGCCTTGACCTCCTTGAACCGCTTGTTGTAGATATCGTGGGAGCGCTTGGTGTACTGGGCCTCGCTCTCCTCCTTCTGCCTGCGGACGCTGATCTGCTCCAGCGTGGCCACGTTGGCGCTGTAGTCGTAGGTAATATCCAGCAGGGCAAAAAGCTCGTCCTTCAGGTCCTGCCATTCTTCTTTGGTCAAAGGCTTGTTCTGCTCTTCCATTTTCAATCCTGTATTGATTATTTTCTTCCGTGTTTCACTCGTTCAGTGTTTCCGGGCCTGCACGCTGTAGCGCGGAGTTTACACCGATGCAAGAGGTGGCGCGCAAGCGTGGTAAAGAGTTTCTCCTTCCCTGTTATCACATCCCCCAAAGGTCCGGCACCAGTTTATAAATCACCACCGTGGCGCAAAAGCATATCCCCGCCCCCAGCTGCAGGGCGAAGGGCGCGCCCCAGCGCGAGGCCATGGCCCCGGCGATGAAACTGCCGAAGGGCATCATCCCCATGAACATCATGGTGAACACCCCCATCACCCGGCCCCGCATCTGGTCGCTGACCGTGCTCTGGATCATGGTGTTGACCGTGGCCACCTGGCTGACCATGGACAGCCCCACCAGCGGCAGGATGGCCAGGGACAGGATGTAACTGCGGGAAAAGGAAAAGGCCAGCGTGGTCAGGGAAAATATTATTCCGGCCCAGAAGACCAGGGTCCCTTTTCTCTGGATCTGGCTGAAAGCGGCCAGGGTCAGCGATCCCGCCAGTGCCCCCAGTCCGGTGGCGGCCATCAAAAAGCCCAGCCCGCTGGCGCCCTTCTGCAGGATGTCCCGGGCAAAGATGGGCATCAGCACCACATAGGGCATGCCGAAGATGCTGAACAACGCCACGATCAGGATCATGGCCCGCACCGTCTTGTGGTTCCAGACATACCTCAGCCCCTGTTTCATGTCGTCCCA carries:
- a CDS encoding redox-sensing transcriptional repressor Rex, whose amino-acid sequence is MKDKIKIPESAIRRLSLYHRHLASLQSLGVETISSREIATVYGLAPFQVRKDLSYFGTFGHRGRGYSIIKLREKIGKILGLDRAWTMALVGAGNIGMAVFRYQELRSQGFKIAAVFDSDPKKIGKKLESGVVIKALDQIPHEVQRLGIELGVLAVPSEAAQAAADSLTAAGVKAILCFPSGQINVPKDVAVKRVNLGVDLETLSYFLANR
- a CDS encoding FAD-linked oxidase C-terminal domain-containing protein, with the protein product MKNHLTLNPEIIGKLKAIVGEKYLITLDDDKEPYSHDETLNHKFMPAAVVKPAGTAEVSAIMKLASSEKIPVTPRGAGTGLSGGALPVCGGIVLSLERLNQILEIDEENLMAVTQPAVITQTLQLAAEEKGLFYPPDPASLESCSIGGNIAENAGGPRAFKYGVTRHYLCGLEVVWPNGEVSRLGGKTIKNVSGYDLMHLICGSEGTLAVVTEITLRLVPKPPLAVDLMIPFSSIEDAVRACTAVIKGRIIPATMEFMEQKAVLAAEKFLEKRAPFREAEAHLLVQLDGDDRKALTADYEKIGKIVSDFGALDVLVAEDRPSRDRIWEMRRCMADALTQMSPVREREDVVVPRAAIPALFRKLKGLSEKHGAEIISYGHIGDGNVHVNIMKQGMAPEAWELMLPVLLDGLFREVMALGGTISGEHGIGFVKKKYLPLAVNGAALEMMKAVKKAWDPEGILNPEKIFL
- a CDS encoding asparaginase; translation: MIKPKITIIFTGGTIAMKASKQKGGAVPALKGKDLLRQVPEIAGIAAVTVHDFGQYPGPHMTPELMLKLSGVVKKYLLQKDMTGVIVTHGTDTLEETAFFLDLCLNSQKPVVVVGAMKDCTELGWDGPSNLMGAVRTALSPQSKGKGVLVFLNNTINSAGEVTKTSTDSFETFRSPDLGPLGWVDQDRVLFYRQPLYREYHPVKKIEPRVDLFKMAVGMDDKLIRYSVDSGARGLVIEGMGRGNVPPSVVPGIEYAIKKGLPVVLCTRCIGGRVLDTYAYQGGGAQLRKLGVILGGHLPGQKARIKLMILLGQGLSIEQIKQAFECLEYGCSK